The Bacteriovorax sp. Seq25_V genome window below encodes:
- a CDS encoding 4a-hydroxytetrahydrobiopterin dehydratase, with protein sequence MSLSQKNCIPCKGGVPPLRKEDKYKLLTELNPEWKLIDDDKKIFLEIKFKDFKSPMELANQIAMLADEQWHHPDLEISYGRLAIKMWTHKIDDLVESDFIFASKVDKLINEFSIRS encoded by the coding sequence ATGAGCTTATCACAAAAAAATTGTATTCCATGTAAAGGTGGAGTACCTCCTTTGCGTAAGGAGGATAAGTACAAACTTCTCACTGAACTTAATCCCGAGTGGAAGCTCATTGATGATGATAAGAAAATTTTCTTAGAGATAAAATTTAAAGATTTTAAATCACCAATGGAGCTTGCAAATCAAATTGCAATGCTTGCAGATGAGCAGTGGCATCATCCCGATTTAGAGATTTCATATGGCCGATTGGCCATCAAAATGTGGACGCACAAAATTGATGACCTTGTTGAAAGTGATTTTATCTTTGCGAGTAAAGTCGATAAATTAATAAATGAATTCAGCATCAGGTCTTAA
- a CDS encoding S8 family serine peptidase — MIKKSILSIACLTTFATPYNMQAIIDGNKKIIDDFSFLSKEKINHQASIAIIGDYVHPEAFDTIKTNDLEIPNNGIDDDHNGYIDDYYGMDFEVGHGRTSAPILSGHENGIVSTIDAIVNHYNIQNKISVIPINITMHRLNFDELYIKKLADAIDYARIRGASVISMSLGVSNAYRSFFKFIDNDYEKSFKYLQDAIDRAVEEDILLLSASSNNSGRDHILDPEVPTNNKGVISVANVDYSGKIQSAYGENITTAYFGTGIYVWGGEKEGDLKQKGSSYATPLVALSLTIAKAQNPKLAYGTKLLNKIKRACQAKIKAKKNVASKCIFSPKL; from the coding sequence ATGATTAAAAAATCAATATTATCAATAGCTTGCCTAACTACCTTTGCAACTCCTTATAACATGCAGGCCATAATCGATGGGAATAAGAAGATTATTGATGACTTTAGTTTTCTCTCTAAGGAGAAGATTAACCATCAGGCCAGCATCGCGATTATTGGAGATTATGTTCACCCAGAGGCCTTTGATACCATCAAGACAAACGACCTTGAAATTCCTAATAACGGTATCGATGATGATCACAATGGTTATATTGATGATTACTATGGAATGGATTTTGAGGTTGGACATGGAAGAACATCCGCACCCATTTTATCGGGTCATGAAAATGGAATCGTTTCAACTATTGATGCCATCGTTAATCATTATAATATTCAAAATAAGATTTCGGTCATTCCGATTAATATTACCATGCATAGACTTAACTTCGATGAACTCTATATAAAAAAACTTGCTGATGCAATTGATTATGCAAGAATTAGAGGGGCCTCTGTTATTTCGATGTCTTTAGGCGTTTCTAATGCCTATCGATCATTTTTTAAATTTATCGATAATGATTATGAAAAGTCTTTCAAGTATCTACAAGATGCGATTGATCGTGCAGTTGAAGAAGATATTCTTCTACTTTCGGCCAGTTCAAATAATTCAGGAAGAGATCACATTCTTGATCCAGAAGTACCAACAAACAATAAGGGAGTCATCTCTGTTGCCAATGTTGATTACAGTGGAAAAATTCAAAGTGCCTACGGCGAAAATATAACGACAGCTTATTTTGGTACAGGAATCTATGTATGGGGTGGCGAGAAAGAAGGTGACCTCAAGCAAAAAGGCAGCTCTTATGCGACTCCCCTCGTTGCACTTTCGCTAACGATCGCCAAGGCGCAAAATCCGAAGTTGGCCTATGGTACTAAGTTACTAAATAAGATTAAGCGCGCCTGTCAGGCAAAAATCAAGGCAAAGAAGAATGTTGCTTCAAAATGTATTTTCTCTCCTAAGCTATAA
- a CDS encoding Rrf2 family transcriptional regulator → MNKKVEYALMALKFMDQRQNCNETKLTTAREICDHFKTPFDTVAKVMQSLNAHDILSSVKGIKGGYELKVDLSNLTYKQIENIIEGKDVQHFCQGKKGLCDLYSTCNIIGPVEKLNAHVNSFLENLTLRELLEDNGEHHNERN, encoded by the coding sequence GTGAATAAAAAAGTTGAGTATGCGCTAATGGCCCTTAAATTTATGGACCAGAGGCAAAATTGCAACGAAACAAAACTTACAACTGCTCGTGAGATTTGTGATCACTTTAAAACACCATTTGATACGGTTGCAAAAGTAATGCAATCACTCAACGCACACGATATTTTAAGCTCAGTTAAGGGAATTAAGGGTGGGTATGAATTGAAAGTTGATCTTTCAAATCTAACATATAAGCAAATTGAAAATATCATTGAGGGTAAAGATGTTCAGCATTTTTGCCAGGGCAAGAAGGGACTTTGTGACTTGTATAGTACTTGTAACATCATTGGACCTGTAGAAAAACTCAATGCACACGTAAATAGTTTTCTTGAAAATTTAACACTTAGAGAATTACTAGAAGATAATGGAGAACACCACAATGAGCGAAACTGA
- the sufB gene encoding Fe-S cluster assembly protein SufB: MSETEFPSSEYKYGFYTDIETEEFPKGLNEDVIRLISAKKEEPEWLLEYRLKAFALWKTMTPPNWAKLEIPEIDFNDLYYYAAPKKKETPKSLDEIDPDLLATFEKLGIPLGEQKRITGVAVDAVFDSVSVATTYKEDLAKVGVIFCSISEAVKEYPDLVKKYLGTVVPVADNFYAALNSAVFSDGSFVYIPKGVTCPLDLSTYFRINAKDTGQFERTLIIADEGSYVNYLEGCTAPQRDENQLHAAIVELVALDDAEIKYSTVQNWYAGDKEGKGGIYNFVTKRGMCEGRNSKISWTQVEAGSAITWKYPSCILKGENSQGAFYSVALTNNKMQADTGTKMIHIGKNTKSTIISKGISADQSENNYRGQVKIMPSATGARNYSQCDSMLVGSTCSANTFPYIDVKNNTAVVEHEASTSKISADQLFYLQQRGMDMEKCISMIVNGFCSDVFKELPLEFSVEAVKLIEMKLENSIG; encoded by the coding sequence ATGAGCGAAACTGAATTTCCAAGCAGTGAATATAAGTATGGTTTCTATACTGATATTGAAACTGAAGAGTTTCCAAAAGGTCTCAATGAAGACGTCATCAGACTTATTTCTGCAAAGAAAGAAGAGCCTGAATGGTTATTAGAGTATCGTCTTAAGGCGTTTGCACTTTGGAAGACGATGACTCCTCCAAATTGGGCAAAATTAGAGATCCCTGAAATAGACTTCAATGACCTCTACTATTATGCCGCTCCAAAAAAGAAAGAAACACCAAAGAGTCTTGATGAAATTGATCCGGACCTCTTAGCGACATTTGAAAAACTCGGGATACCTCTTGGGGAACAAAAGAGAATCACAGGAGTTGCGGTAGATGCAGTATTTGACTCCGTATCTGTAGCGACGACTTACAAAGAAGATCTCGCAAAAGTTGGAGTAATCTTTTGCTCTATTTCAGAAGCAGTAAAAGAATATCCAGATCTAGTTAAAAAATATCTTGGAACTGTTGTTCCTGTTGCAGACAACTTCTATGCTGCACTTAACTCAGCAGTTTTTTCTGATGGATCATTCGTTTACATTCCTAAGGGTGTAACTTGTCCACTAGACCTTTCAACATACTTTAGAATTAATGCGAAAGATACGGGTCAGTTTGAAAGAACACTTATCATCGCAGACGAAGGAAGTTACGTTAATTATCTTGAAGGTTGTACAGCTCCACAAAGAGATGAGAACCAACTTCATGCGGCCATTGTTGAGCTTGTTGCGCTTGATGACGCTGAAATCAAGTACTCGACTGTGCAAAACTGGTACGCGGGAGACAAAGAAGGAAAAGGCGGAATTTATAACTTCGTTACGAAACGTGGAATGTGTGAAGGAAGAAACTCAAAAATTTCGTGGACACAAGTTGAAGCTGGCTCTGCTATTACGTGGAAATATCCAAGCTGTATTCTAAAAGGTGAAAACTCACAAGGAGCTTTCTACTCAGTAGCGCTTACAAATAACAAGATGCAGGCCGATACTGGAACAAAAATGATCCATATTGGAAAGAACACAAAATCAACAATTATCTCAAAAGGGATCTCTGCTGACCAATCTGAAAATAACTACCGTGGACAAGTAAAGATCATGCCATCAGCAACAGGTGCTAGAAACTATTCTCAGTGTGATTCGATGCTAGTTGGAAGTACATGCTCAGCAAATACATTTCCGTATATTGATGTAAAAAACAATACAGCTGTAGTCGAGCACGAGGCTTCAACTTCGAAAATTAGTGCGGACCAACTTTTCTACCTGCAGCAGCGTGGAATGGACATGGAGAAATGTATCTCGATGATCGTAAATGGATTTTGCAGTGATGTTTTCAAAGAACTTCCACTTGAGTTCTCTGTTGAAGCTGTAAAATTAATTGAAATGAAATTAGAAAATTCTATTGGATAA
- the sufC gene encoding Fe-S cluster assembly ATPase SufC: MANLIEVKNLHAKVSDENGVEKEILKGINLEIKAGEVHAIMGPNGSGKSTLSKVIAGHPSFEVISGEVNYNINGKLTNLLDLEADERAKNGIFLGFQYPIEIPGVTNFNFLHEAFNEVSKSQGAGEMDEKAFREFLAPKLELLEMREEFLSRPVNTGFSGGEKKKNEILQMAVLNPRLALLDETDSGLDIDALKIVSKGVNALKSRFNAVVLVTHYQRLLDYIVPDHVHVLYQGQIIKSGGKELALELEEKGYDWLIKQ; encoded by the coding sequence ATGGCAAATTTAATTGAAGTTAAAAACCTACATGCAAAAGTCTCAGACGAAAATGGTGTAGAAAAAGAAATTTTAAAAGGAATTAACTTAGAAATCAAAGCTGGAGAAGTTCACGCGATCATGGGACCAAACGGTTCAGGAAAGAGTACTCTTTCCAAAGTAATTGCAGGACATCCATCATTTGAAGTTATATCGGGAGAAGTTAACTATAATATCAATGGAAAGCTCACTAACCTTCTTGACCTTGAAGCCGATGAAAGAGCAAAAAATGGAATCTTTCTTGGCTTTCAATACCCTATCGAGATTCCAGGTGTAACGAACTTTAACTTCCTTCATGAAGCATTCAATGAAGTATCAAAATCTCAAGGTGCTGGAGAGATGGATGAGAAAGCATTCAGAGAGTTTCTTGCACCAAAACTAGAACTTCTAGAAATGAGAGAGGAATTTCTATCACGTCCAGTTAACACAGGTTTTTCTGGAGGAGAAAAGAAAAAGAATGAAATTCTTCAAATGGCAGTATTAAATCCAAGACTGGCCCTGCTTGATGAAACAGATTCTGGTCTAGATATCGACGCTCTTAAAATTGTATCAAAAGGTGTTAATGCACTTAAGTCAAGATTCAATGCTGTTGTTCTCGTAACTCACTATCAAAGACTTCTTGACTATATTGTCCCAGACCATGTTCACGTTTTATACCAAGGACAAATTATTAAGTCAGGAGGCAAAGAGCTAGCTCTTGAGCTAGAAGAAAAAGGTTACGACTGGTTAATTAAACAATAA
- the sufD gene encoding Fe-S cluster assembly protein SufD, which produces MNIEETSKQYIEDLQAVAGSTLQIEALELFKKRGLPTTKQEDWLYTKLSDVLPSKFEICNQPGELENVKVAGKYQIVFVNGVYNQEESFFPEDLIIENTSANDIDSKDCIDDEKDTFAMLNGAATTKILNITVPKNVILDDVVSIVHLSNFENSFATPRVHITCERFSNSNFVEIFKGRDGLKYNNLSVTNFKLEDGAITTHTKVQTEGNSAFHFSSVNAEMAKDSSFNSFTFTTGAKKSRNNIDVRLKGTGATASVDGLYALRGAQHCDNFSLIEHIEAHTESSQLFKGILDDSSRGVFTGKVLICRDAQKVNSEQLNKNLLLSKKAHADTRPQLEVYADDVKCAHGATVGQMSDEEAFYLMSRGLSRDRVQKLLIHAFCADAISKIGNDQIEKFLSEVLFESFEKDTFKHMEEV; this is translated from the coding sequence ATGAATATTGAAGAAACTTCAAAACAATATATCGAAGACCTCCAAGCAGTTGCAGGTTCGACACTTCAAATTGAAGCACTAGAACTATTTAAGAAAAGAGGCCTACCGACAACAAAGCAAGAGGACTGGCTATACACAAAGCTTTCTGATGTTCTACCGTCAAAGTTTGAAATTTGTAATCAACCAGGTGAGCTTGAGAATGTAAAAGTTGCTGGAAAGTATCAGATTGTTTTTGTTAATGGAGTCTACAACCAAGAAGAGTCTTTCTTCCCAGAAGATTTAATCATCGAAAACACAAGTGCAAATGATATTGATTCAAAAGATTGCATAGATGATGAAAAAGATACTTTTGCAATGTTAAACGGCGCTGCGACGACAAAGATTTTAAACATTACTGTTCCTAAGAACGTGATTCTCGATGATGTAGTAAGTATTGTTCACCTTAGTAATTTTGAAAATTCTTTTGCTACACCCAGAGTTCACATCACATGCGAGAGATTTTCAAATTCAAATTTCGTAGAAATATTTAAGGGACGTGACGGTTTAAAATACAACAACCTTTCAGTAACAAACTTCAAATTAGAAGACGGTGCGATTACAACACACACAAAGGTACAAACAGAAGGAAATAGTGCATTTCACTTTTCAAGTGTTAATGCAGAGATGGCCAAAGATTCAAGCTTTAACTCATTCACATTTACTACGGGTGCAAAGAAATCAAGAAATAATATCGATGTAAGACTAAAAGGAACAGGAGCGACAGCTTCAGTTGATGGACTTTACGCACTTCGTGGTGCACAACACTGTGATAATTTCTCACTAATTGAACATATTGAAGCTCATACAGAAAGCTCTCAACTTTTCAAAGGAATCCTTGACGATTCTTCTCGTGGAGTATTCACCGGAAAAGTTCTTATTTGTAGAGATGCCCAAAAAGTTAACTCAGAACAATTAAATAAGAATCTGCTTCTATCTAAAAAGGCACATGCTGACACTAGACCACAACTTGAAGTTTATGCAGATGACGTTAAATGTGCCCACGGTGCGACTGTTGGTCAAATGAGTGACGAAGAAGCTTTCTATCTAATGTCACGTGGACTTTCTCGTGATCGAGTACAAAAGCTACTCATCCACGCTTTC